The Kocuria sp. TGY1127_2 genome includes a window with the following:
- a CDS encoding DUF3263 domain-containing protein, with amino-acid sequence MGTLTEAERAILEMEKRTWKYPGAKERAVRKELGMSATEYYMRLNRLIDDVRAVREEPALTRRLRERRDL; translated from the coding sequence GTGGGAACCTTGACCGAAGCAGAGCGCGCCATTCTTGAGATGGAAAAAAGAACCTGGAAGTACCCGGGGGCGAAAGAGCGTGCGGTTCGGAAAGAACTCGGGATGTCGGCCACCGAGTACTACATGCGTCTGAACCGTTTGATCGACGATGTGCGTGCCGTGCGAGAAGAGCCGGCATTGACCCGTAGGCTCCGGGAACGGCGGGATCTTTGA
- a CDS encoding LytR C-terminal domain-containing protein, translating into MAEYEHDEFDDVPVDSPRRGAYRGELPEKSGGFKQLAALIVAGICALIIGGVFFLLSPKLASPDAASSSASSSSSQEASDSGSASESPSDSESGPGSDESSTAKPDASTTLGVYNYSSKEGTATKAATTLTDAGWTVSDVSNWDGQAQKSSVVYYAQGHDEQAKAIAQKLDIKDVKQAAGYSYQVVVVLSEGDGANSSSSGGSQGDSTSQQ; encoded by the coding sequence ATGGCCGAGTACGAACACGATGAATTCGACGACGTCCCCGTGGACTCGCCCCGTCGGGGCGCATACCGGGGTGAACTGCCGGAGAAGAGCGGCGGGTTCAAGCAACTGGCCGCCCTCATCGTGGCAGGTATTTGCGCCCTCATCATCGGCGGAGTGTTCTTCTTGCTGTCTCCCAAACTGGCGTCCCCCGATGCCGCGAGTTCGTCCGCATCCTCGTCCAGCAGCCAAGAAGCTTCGGATTCGGGCTCCGCATCGGAATCCCCCTCCGATTCGGAATCCGGGCCGGGGTCGGATGAATCCTCAACGGCCAAACCGGATGCGTCGACAACCCTCGGCGTATACAACTACAGCTCCAAGGAAGGTACCGCGACCAAAGCCGCCACAACTCTGACGGATGCCGGCTGGACGGTTTCTGACGTCAGCAACTGGGACGGTCAGGCACAGAAATCCTCGGTGGTCTACTACGCCCAGGGTCATGATGAGCAGGCGAAAGCAATAGCTCAAAAGCTCGATATCAAGGACGTCAAGCAGGCCGCGGGGTACTCCTACCAAGTTGTCGTGGTCCTGTCCGAAGGAGACGGGGCGAATTCTTCGAGTTCCGGCGGGTCTCAGGGCGATTCGACCAGCCAGCAGTAA
- the groL gene encoding chaperonin GroEL (60 kDa chaperone family; promotes refolding of misfolded polypeptides especially under stressful conditions; forms two stacked rings of heptamers to form a barrel-shaped 14mer; ends can be capped by GroES; misfolded proteins enter the barrel where they are refolded when GroES binds), with protein MAKLIAFDEEARRGLEKGLNTLADAVKVTLGPRGRNVVLEKKWGAPTITNDGVSIAKEIELEDAYEKIGAELVKEVAKKTDDIAGDGTTTATVLAQALVREGLRNVAAGADPLSLKRGIEKAVEAVTKELLSSAKEIETEEEIAATASISAGDPEIGKLIAQAMEKVGKEGVITVEESNTFGLDLELTEGMRFDKGFLSGYFVTDADRQEAVLEDPYILIVNSKISNVKDLVPVLEKVMQSGKPLLIIAEDVEGEALALLVLNKMRGSIKSVAVKAPGFGDRRKAQLADIAVLTGGQVITEEVGLSLETASLDLLGQARKVVVTKDETTIVDGAGSAEEIEGRVAQIRAEIANTDSDYDREKLQERLAKLAGGVAVLKAGAATEVELKERKHRIEDAVRNAKAAVEEGIVSGGGVALIQAGVRAFETLSLEGDESTGANIVKVAVDAPLKQIASNAGLEPGVVADKVRGLEQGYGLNAATGEYEDLMTAGINDPVKVTRSALQNAASIAGLFLTTEAVVADKPEKNAGAGAEGMDGMGGMGGMM; from the coding sequence ATGGCAAAACTGATTGCTTTTGATGAAGAGGCACGCCGCGGACTCGAAAAGGGTCTGAACACCCTCGCCGATGCCGTCAAGGTTACCCTTGGGCCCCGCGGGCGCAATGTTGTGCTCGAGAAGAAGTGGGGCGCACCCACCATCACCAACGATGGCGTATCGATCGCCAAGGAAATTGAACTCGAAGACGCCTACGAGAAGATCGGCGCCGAGCTCGTCAAGGAAGTTGCCAAAAAGACTGACGACATCGCGGGCGACGGCACTACCACCGCAACCGTCTTGGCCCAGGCTCTGGTTCGCGAGGGCCTGCGCAACGTCGCGGCGGGCGCCGACCCCTTGTCCCTCAAGCGTGGCATCGAAAAGGCCGTTGAGGCAGTGACCAAGGAACTGCTTTCTTCCGCCAAGGAGATCGAGACCGAAGAAGAGATCGCTGCTACCGCCTCGATCTCTGCGGGTGACCCCGAGATCGGCAAGCTCATCGCCCAGGCGATGGAGAAGGTCGGCAAGGAAGGCGTCATTACCGTCGAGGAGTCCAACACCTTCGGTCTCGATCTCGAACTGACCGAGGGCATGCGCTTCGACAAGGGCTTCCTGTCCGGTTACTTCGTGACCGACGCCGACCGCCAGGAAGCAGTCCTCGAGGATCCCTACATCCTCATCGTGAACTCCAAGATCTCCAATGTGAAGGACCTCGTCCCCGTACTGGAGAAGGTCATGCAGTCGGGCAAGCCACTGCTGATCATCGCCGAGGACGTAGAAGGCGAGGCTCTCGCCCTGCTCGTCCTCAACAAGATGCGTGGATCCATCAAATCCGTCGCCGTCAAGGCTCCCGGCTTCGGCGACCGCCGCAAGGCTCAGCTTGCCGACATCGCCGTGCTGACCGGTGGACAGGTCATCACTGAAGAGGTCGGGCTGTCCCTCGAGACCGCTTCTCTGGACCTTCTGGGACAGGCGCGCAAGGTTGTCGTGACCAAGGACGAGACCACCATCGTCGATGGCGCTGGCTCCGCTGAGGAAATCGAAGGCCGCGTCGCTCAGATCCGTGCGGAGATCGCCAATACCGATTCCGACTACGATCGCGAGAAGCTCCAGGAGCGTCTGGCCAAGCTCGCGGGCGGCGTCGCGGTTTTGAAGGCCGGGGCCGCTACGGAGGTTGAGCTCAAGGAGCGCAAGCACCGCATCGAAGACGCGGTTCGTAACGCTAAGGCTGCCGTCGAAGAGGGCATTGTCTCCGGCGGCGGTGTCGCACTGATCCAAGCAGGCGTACGTGCGTTCGAGACCCTCAGCCTTGAGGGTGACGAGTCCACGGGCGCCAACATCGTCAAGGTTGCGGTCGATGCTCCGCTCAAGCAGATCGCCAGCAACGCTGGTCTCGAGCCAGGCGTTGTCGCAGACAAGGTGCGTGGCCTCGAGCAGGGTTACGGTTTGAACGCGGCGACAGGGGAGTACGAAGACCTCATGACCGCGGGCATCAATGACCCGGTCAAGGTCACTCGTTCGGCTTTGCAGAACGCTGCTTCCATCGCTGGACTGTTCCTCACCACCGAGGCCGTTGTGGCCGATAAGCCGGAGAAGAATGCCGGCGCCGGTGCCGAGGGCATGGACGGTATGGGCGGCATGGGTGGCATGATGTAG